In Acipenser ruthenus chromosome 15, fAciRut3.2 maternal haplotype, whole genome shotgun sequence, a genomic segment contains:
- the LOC117422051 gene encoding alpha-1-antitrypsin homolog: MGKILGLWLLGILLCCGAQCDDHSKDHHHHIHDTDHQHEESELQCRKLMPANSDFAFSLYKQLNSLPDGESRNIFYSPLSISTALSVMALGAKGTTHDQLFETLGFSPSGLKETEVNHAFEHLFHMLSHKNNELQLEAGNVVYLQEGFKPNPTFLKDAQHFYDTKGFTVNFQKPDVAKEEINKYIAMKTHGKIVDLIKDLDSKAVMVLVNYMFFRGKWVKPFDPKYTKEDVFHVNENTTVPVEMMIRRGRFDYYYDEENSTSILMLPYKGDASLMLILPDEGKLKEVEEMLSKDSIKRWHDSLFFSSVDVYLPKFSVSASYSLKEILATMGIINAFSDNADFSRITEEIKLKLSKAAHKAVLDVDEKGTEAGAATFIEVMPMSIPPVVKFNRPFILLIIEKTTKSILFMGKIMNPSLK; encoded by the exons atGGGGAAGATTCTTGGCCTGTGGTTATTAGGGATTCTGCTCTGTTGTGGTGCCCAGTGTGACGATCATTCTAAAGATCACCACCATCACATTCATGACACGGATCACCAGCATGAGGAGAGTGAGCTGCAGTGCCGCAAGTTAATGCCTGCAAACTCTGACTTTGCATTCAGTTTATACAAACAATTAAACTCCCTGCCAGATGGGGAGTCCAGAAACATCTTCTATTCCCCTTTGAGCATTTCTACTGCCCTTTCTGTGATGGCACTGGGTGCAAAGGGTACCACTCATGATCAACTTTTTGAAACCCTCGGATTCAGCCCTTCTGGTCTCAAGGAAACTGAAGTTAATCATGCCTTTGAACACCTGTTTCACATGCTCAGTCATAAAAATAACGAGCTTCAGTTGGAAGCTGGGAATGTTGTCTACCTGCAGGAAGGGTTCAAGCCAAATCCCACATTTTTGAAAGACGCCCAACACTTTTACGACACAAAGGGTTTCACAGTCAACTTTCAGAAACCTGATGTTGCAAAAGAAGAGATAAATAAGTATATAGCAATGAAGACCCATGGCAAAATCGTTGACTTAATCAAAGACCTAGATTCTAAAGCTGTGATGGTTCTTGTGAACTACATGTTCTTCAGAG GGAAATGGGTAAAGCCTTTTGATCCAAAATATACAAAGGAAGATGTCTTCCATGTGAATGAGAACACAACAGTCCCAGTTGAGATGATGATCCGACGTGGCAGATTTGACTATTATTATGATGAAGAAAACTCTACTTCCATACTGATGCTACCCTACAAAGGAGATGCATCACTGATGCTTATCTTGCCTGATGAAGGAAAGCTTAAGGAAGTGGAAGAGATGTTGAGTAAGGACAGCATTAAAAGATGGCATGATTCACTCTTCTTTAG CTCTGTGGATGTGTACCTACCCAAATTTTCAGTTTCTGCATCCTATTCCCTCAAAGAAATACTGGCAACCATGGGTATCATCAATGCGTTTAGTGATAACGCAGACTTTTCCAGAATTACAGAAGAGATTAAACTGAAATTGTCTAAG GCTGCCCACAAAGCAGTGCTAGACGTTGATGAGAAGGGAACtgaagcaggagctgccacttTCATTGAGGTGATGCCAATGTCAATACCTCCAGTTGTGAAATTTAACCGACCCTTCATCTTGTTGATCATCGAAAAAACTACCAAGAGTATCCTCTTCATGGGGAAAATAATGAATCCTTCTCTAAAGTAA